The Symphalangus syndactylus isolate Jambi chromosome 1, NHGRI_mSymSyn1-v2.1_pri, whole genome shotgun sequence DNA segment GAGCGTGGGCCGTGGTGTCTGTGGAACTCTTCGATTGAGGCACAGATTGGTTCCTTCTTGGCCAGCGCCCAGGAAGAGGGTGAGTCCCGAGAGGCACAGACAAGGTCCCTGTCCTTCCCAGGCTTAGAGTCAGGGACATCATGACAACCCGGCAGGGGCTCCCAGTGCCCTGGGGCCGGGTCGGGGGCCTTCCGGAAGGCTTTGGTTGGCACCTCATTCCACCCCTCCATGGAAGAGCGAGGCCGCAGAGCCCAGGGACAGGCAGGGTGTACCTGGGGTCACATGACAAGGCGGGCTGGTCCCAGGCTGCCATTTCAAAGGACAGGGCCGgtcccctgcctgcctcctgctgAGTGCCGGGCACTGGGAAGGCTCTTGGAGCTGGAGTTGCTGGGATCCTCCCTGTCCTCCCGCTCTGGATCTGTGGCTTCGTCTGCACTCCACGCCTTCCCCTCCCTGTCCATGTCCTCAATGGGCAAGGCTTTGGGGGCCATGTACAGCCCTGGCCCCTGGACATCTGTGACCAGCTTTCTGCCCACTGGGGACATCTGCAGAGCTGCTCCCTCAGAGGCACCTGAGAGGGTCCCTAGGGGTCAGCAGGCCCACCCTGTCCTCTCCCATGGTGGGGCCAACCTCCTTTTCCATGCTGGCTCTGCCGGCTTCTCTAATGGAGCCCTGAGCCCACCATTCTGGTTACACATGGTTCAGTCTGCAGGCCTGGGAAGCCTGTGCCCACCCAAGCCCTCGCCCAGGCCAGGGGTCCTGAGGGGTGCACCTGAAGGTGGGTGTGCCATGGCCCTGCACTGGCCCCGTGTGGCCAGCAGGGGAGGGTGCTGCCCACCCAGCTCCTGGGGCTTTGGCAGGCGCTCTCCGCCCAGCTGGCTGAGGTCAGAGGGATAGAGCAGGTTTTATTTTGGGTATCGGTGACCTCCCGCTTGGGCGCTGGGCCTGAGGCATAGCAGGGACTGTACAGAGCAGGCACCGGCGGCCTCGAGGGCCTGCACCAGGTAATCCACGCCCTGCTGCCATCTGGCCTGACCGGGGTGGTCCGAGGAgaggaggcagggcaggggccTCCTGGGGACTGTAGACCTGGGTGAGGGCAGGGCACAAGGGAGGCCCAGCCTTGGTTGGGGACGCATTTCCACCCAGGAGGAGTCTGAGGACGAACCATGGGGCCTTGGCTCTAGGGCAGTTGTTGGGGGATTGGGGGGTTCTGAAATTGGCAAATGCTGAGCCAAGCTCAGGGAGTGGGGAGCAGGCTGTGGGAGGGAGGACGGCCTCCTGAGTGTCTTGGCTCCAGCTCGCTGCCTAGGTGGCCCCCAGATGGTGGCCAGGGCCCCTCAATCTAGGTCCCAGCACCCAGTGTGCATGGTTGTGGGTGGTGGAGACCAAGAGGGTCCTGAGCCTATCCTCATGCCCTGAGCTGACCTGAGCGCCCAAGCTGGATCCAGCCTGAGGCCGCTCCACCCAGCTGTGGGCTCAGTCACTGCCAGGCCCAGGACAGGAGCAGCTGACACAGCACTTGGGGACTGAGCTGCTCCAGCCCTAGGTAGCTGCCTCCCCACAGGCCTAGTGCTTCTGATTTTGCAGTTTCATTGACTCGTTCTGCAGATACGATGAGTGTCTTCTGTGTGGCTGTCCTAGGGGCCTGTAGCAAGGGTCACAGGGTGTCAGGTGGCTGCTCTGGCAGGCAGGACAGAGGCTAGGGGCTTCGTCTGCCATCCCTGGCCAGGGGCCTCTTAGGCTGCAGGCCTTTTGAGCCTCCTGACCTCCACATTGGGCATGGCCTGACCTCCAGGTTTCCAGGAGCAGGGGCATGGAGTTGCTGTGGCCATGGAGGGGAGGCTGCATCAGAAACACAACAGGGCTGTGGCTGGGTAGAGCTCAGAGGGACAGGCCCTGGGTCCTTGTTCTCAAGGCTGAGCCGAGGGGTGCAGAGGATCTGACAAGGGGCCAGGGCTGGTCGGGGGCAGGGCGGGCAGTGGCTGCCTCCCCAGCACTGCTGACCCCAACTACCCCCTGCCCCTGGTGCTGTCCACTCTGCACCCCAGTGCTGAGTGCCCAGCTGTGGCCTTTGGGCCTGCCTCTCGGCTGCCCTTGGTCACCGTCCCATCCGGATCAGGTGGGAAAGCAAGGGAGTGCTGTCACTTGGTGGTTTCCCAGCTGAGCAGGGTGGCCTGGATCCTCTCTCAGTGGCCGGGGCATCTGAGAAAGGATGGGGGCACGTCACCTCCCTTGTGTGAGTGGTGGCTCTGTCGAGGTTTCGCTTTTCTGAACTGTGTGTATTCATGAGGCAAGCAGGGTTTGACATGAAGCCTTCAGAAAATAGTGGCTGCGAGGAGGCAAGGGAATGGCAAAGTGAAGTCCAGAACATCAGTCTGGGGGGCCTGCTCCTCGAAGGGGCTTCCCAGACATTGAAGGCTGCAGGGCTGAGTGTCAGGCCCCAGTGCAGGACCTGGGAGAGGAGGGACAGGAAGGCGGATGTCCCCAGGCTGTCTGCTATTTCACACAGttgtccattcatccacccatctattcatTCCCATGCATTCACTCTCACCTTCaccatttcctttccttccttcctccctccttctcttccatcATCCATCCCTCCGTCTGTCCATCCCTTCAACCACCCATACAACCAcctacccatccactcatccctcCATTTCATCCATCCctcccaccatccatccatccatcgttagtctatccatccattcatccacccacctatccatctatctatccatccatccatctgtctatccatccatccatctcttcaatcatccatctacccatccatgcatccatccatccctctctcccttcatCCACTctcccttcatccatccatccctccctccatccatccatccacacatccactcatccatccatccacccacccacctacacatccactcattcatcccttcctccatccatccttccctccctctgtccatccattcatctatcccttcacccatccatccacccacccatctacccatccactcatccatctctccattcatccatccacctatccattcactcactcacctatctatccatcctttcatccatcctttcatctacccatccacacatccatccctccatccatccatccacctatccatccatccatccaaatgtccatccactctcatccatcccttcatccatccatccatctacccatccatgcatccatccctTCATTCATCAATCCCTCCATtctccacctatccatccatccaaccaccgACCCATCCATCCAACCACCTACCCATCCCTTCATTTATcgctccttccttccatccatccatccacccacacgcctactcattcactcactcatccctccctccatccctccctctctccgtctgtccattcatccagccatcccttcatccatccatccactcatctacccatccactTATACAtccctccattcatccatccacctatccattcactaacccatccatccatccatccatccagccagccagccagccatcctcccacccacccaTACATTCACCCTCCtattcacccattcatccatctattagTCCATCCGTCCACCCACCCGCTtacccattcactcatccatacatccctctatccattcatccatcctgtattcatccactcacccacccctcTACTTGCCCACCCAACcattcatccactcacccacctacccatccattcacctgcttatccatccactcacccaaccatcaatccatccatccacccacccactcgcttactcattcactcatccatacatccctctatccattcatccatcccctattcatccactcacccatccctCCACTcgcccacccacccattcatccactcacccacctacccatccattcacccacctatccgtccactcatccatccattcatctattcatctatccattcatccacccacctacccatccatccacccacccacccatccacccatttgTCTGTTTACCAAACCTTCACTGAGCACCTCCTGGGTGGTGCTGGGGGAGGCCTCAAGGTGGATCTTGCCCTCAGTGGGTGCACAGTCAGGGCACAGAAGTTTCTATTGGGCTAGTCATGGTGGGGGTAGGGATATCacagacattctggaaaaggaagcCCAGACCCCACCCATTGTGTGCGCTCTGACTTAGGCCACCAGAGAGCTTATGTCTTGGAGTCTTATACTGCAAAGGCCATGAGACAGGTCAGACTGCCTGAACCCAGAGGCCACAGTATGCTGTGCGGTGTGGGAATGGGCTGGCCACTGGCCCAACCTTTCCATCCTGGACAGCCCTGCCCCCTTCGTGAGTACAAGACAGCCAGCACACGAGAATACACAGGGAGCTTTATTATACAAAATGGCGGGGTGGGGGGCGGCAAGCAGAGTGCAGGGGGGACGCAGCATCAAGCATCCTGCATTGCCGTTATCAGCCCTTGACCTGCAGTTTCCCCTTGGATCTGGGGGGTGACCTGCCCTCTCTGCACAGGCTGTGCTTCAACCTCCTAACTTCCTAGAAGGCACTTGGCCTCTCCAGGGGTAAGTCCCTTTGGCCAATGATCAGGAGTTTCTTTCCTCCCCCAAGTAATGAGAAGcagagctgggtggggtgggggggggaggtggtggtggtggtcagaGAGTGGAAGGGCAGAGAGGCTAAAGGGTCCAGGAGCAAAAGGAGGTGGCAGCGGGTGGCGTCAAAGAGGCGAGGGTAGGTCATGCTGGCAACGGGAAGCAACTTCTTAGCCAGGGCCAGGGGGTGGGTGTCTGGCTGGAATCTCCCCTGGGTACATGGAGGGTGCCACCCAGCTGGACCTGCAGACCCAGGAAGCTGGAACATAGGCATGGGGTGCAGGGGGCATTAGTCTAGGGTCCAGGGAGGGGCCACAGACCTGCCTCCTGCAAGCCCACAGATCCTGCTCCCCGAGCCTCTCTCTGCtggcctccctgccctgcccacacCCCCACTCCACCACAGGAGAAGATGTCCTGCCTCAGAGGCCTGCTTCCCAGTGTGAGCACTTGTGCCCTGGGTCAGGACCTCTGGCTGGAGACCTGACTCCAGGTGGAGGGAAGGCGGCCTGCCTGCCAAGCAGCCTGCCCATCCCGGGAGCTAGAACTGGGGTTCTCGTGGTTCCTGCAGTCCCGTCATCTAGAGGAGGCAGGTAGCTGAGAGCAAGTCTTAGGCAGGCTCCTTCCGCCCCCACCCCTCCAGCAGCTCTGTTCTTGCCTTGGCAGAGCCAGCCCCCACCAGCGGCAGCCCCCAGGACTCCCTCCTTCCCCAAACCAGACAGCCTCTGGCTCGGacagatgccatttgtcaatgtCCTCGCAAACACGTGGTGCCCAGAAACCAGGGTGGGCGGCTTGGCCGGACCACCCCAGACAGGAGGTCTGCGGGAATATCCCATTTAGCATAGCTCAGCGAAAACTGCTCCCACCTTCCGGCCGATCTACCTCTGATGATGCAGCCTCAGCTTTCCCAAGCCTCTTGGCCGCCACCCCTCACCACTGGCTCGCAGCGGACGCGCCTGTGGTCGGGCCGGCGACAACGGGGCGCCCCTCGTGTGTCTGTGGGCAGCTGCTCTTCCAGCCCTGGGCCAGGCTAGCAGCTGGCCAGGGGCATGCCTGTCACTTGGGGCTAACCCGcgtctcccaccccagcccacccGGCGTTGTGGCCTGACCCAGGCTGTGCACTTGGGGCCTGCTTTGTTCTGGGACGGCATGGAGGACAGAGCCCTGGAGGCAGGTTCTCGCTCTGTCCTGGGAAGGATGCGGCCTCTGTGCCCTCATTTCTACACCAGGGTGATGGTGGGGCCACCCCAAAGTCCCCAAGGGGCAGTTGAGCTCAGGATGCCCCCGGCAGGTTCCGGGTGCCCAGGAAGCAGGATACTCAGGCCTCCACACCCCTGGCCCCAGGTCCTCCCTGGATCACGGGAGACACAGGCCTCCCACCTCAAGAGGGAGGAGAGCTGGCCTGACCGCTGTCCCTCCCACCCTAGGACACAGTCATGCTCATCTCAGCTGCATCGATGGCACCTGAGGTGTGTGGCCCAAGCCTCCAGGGAACCCCTGGACCCCCACCACCCCTGCTGCCCAAGCCAGGGAAGGACAACTTGCgtttgcagaagctcttgaggAAGGCAGCCCGGAAGAAGATGATGGGAGGCACGCACCTCACTCCACCCAGGGCCTTCCGCACCTCCCTGTCCCCCGTGAGTGAGGCCAGCCATGACCAGGAGGTCACAGCCCCGCACGCTGCTGAGGGCCTGCACTCCGCCGAAGCCCCACGCCTTCCTGAAGCCCCACGCCCCGCCGAGGCTCCCCGCACGGTGGCTGCCCTACCCCGCTCCCCGCACACCCCCATCACGCACCATGTGGCGTCACCCCTGCAGAAGTCCACATTCTCCATTGGCCTCACCCAGCGCAGGATTCTAGCTGCTCAATTCAAGGCCACGGGGCCCCAGGTTGTAGCCCCGGCCCCAGAACCTGCCCCGCCCCCCAGGGGCTTCGTCCCTGTCTCAGCCCCTGTGGCTGGGGGCACCCACATCACCCAGGTGCACATCCAGCTAGCACCGTCCCCACACAGTGGGACCCCTGAGCCCCCCAGGACAGCCCCAGAAGGGGGATCCAACAGCCAGGATGGAGATGCCACCCCAAGTctccccagggcccagccccTGGTCCCAGTGGCTCACATCCGCCCGCTGCCCACCGCAGCCCAGGCTGCCAGTCCCTGGCCTGAGGAGCCCCCTGTACCACGGCCGCCACCCGGCTTCCAGGCCTTGGTGCCCAGAGAGGCTAGTGCCAGGGTTGTGGTGCCCATAGCCCCGACCTGCCGCTCGCTGGAGTCCTCACCGCACAGCCTGGCCCCCGTGGGCCCTAGCAGAGAGCACCTGGAGGAGCCCCCGATGGCTGGCCCTGCCACTGAGGCTGAGCAAGTGTCCAGCCCTGCCTGGGCCTCATCCCCTACCCCACCATCAGGCCCTCACCCATGCCCTGTCCCCAAAGTTGCGCCCAAGCCCCGGCTCAGTGGCTGGACGTGGCTCAAGAAGCAGCTGCTGGAGGAGGCCCCGGAGCCTCCAGGACCGCGGCAGAGCCTGGAGCCAGAGGTGCCCGCCCCCACAGAGCAGGAGGTGCCTGCCCCTGCCGTACCCCGGGCCCCCACCTCCCGGGCCTCCAGGATGTGGGATGCCGTGCTGTACCGCATGTCAGTGGCGGAGGCCCGAGGGCGCCTGGCGGGGCCCAGCAGTGGGGAGCACACCCCAGCCGGCCTCACCCGCCTGCCTTTCCTGTACCGGCCTCGCTTCAACGCCCGGAAGCTGCAGGAGGCCACCTGGCCCCCTCCCACAGTCCACTCCATCCTGGAGCTGAACCCCCAGCCCAAGAACTTCAACCGCACAGCGACTGGTTGGAGGCTCCAGTGAAGTGGCCGGAATGGCCCCCAGGGCCCAGGACCATGGAATGGACAGAAGAGGGGCTGAAGCTCTAGCTGGGGGCCCACAGTTGCTGCATGAAGATGCACCAGGGTCCAAGGGGCATGGGGTGCAGGGCAGCCTGGGAAGGGCACATGGGGTGCTGAGGGAAGTCTGCGTGGTCAGGAGGGTGGTCAGGTGGACAGGGCAGAGAGGATGAGCTGGAGCCCCCGGGCTGCAGTGGTGTGAGGGGAACAGAGAAGGGATCTGTGTCGGGATGTAGGATGGGGGCCTTGGGATGAAAACTTTAGGTAAGATGGCAGAGGACTGCACCTATTGACCTAGCCCAGGCTCCTCAGGGGCCTGGGCCTTGCATTGTTCCTCCCTTTTGCTGTCACCTTTTGCTGTCAAAGGTTTGGGGGCAGATCTCTGCTTGCTGAGGCATGGGTGCGGTCAGGTTGGCTTGGCCATCGGCGTCAGGAGCAGTCAGCAGTTTTGCTGCCTGTGCTTCCTGATAGCAGAGCCAGACCCTGGGACTAGGGTGCAGCGGGGAGCCCTCAGCCAGCGTGGGACTTGGCACCAATACAAGTGCTcggggcaggcagggaggggctcATCAAGGGTGGAGGAGGGCCCAGAGTGACCTCTCTCTCggcccacctctgcttcccctACCTGGGCTGACAGCCTGAGAGGGCAGAACTCGAGGGATTCGCTGGTGGGACAGCGAGGGTCTCAGCACTGGCCATGCCCAGGCTTTGACAGCTGGATGAGGAGGGAGCCCTGAGTCCCAACCCTGTGGGAACAGCTTGGCCAAGCGGGGCCGAGAAGGGGCTGTGGCTCTGGTGGGGAGAGTGGA contains these protein-coding regions:
- the PRR33 gene encoding proline-rich protein 33, which encodes MLISAASMAPEVCGPSLQGTPGPPPPLLPKPGKDNLRLQKLLRKAARKKMMGGTHLTPPRAFRTSLSPVSEASHDQEVTAPHAAEGLHSAEAPRLPEAPRPAEAPRTVAALPRSPHTPITHHVASPLQKSTFSIGLTQRRILAAQFKATGPQVVAPAPEPAPPPRGFVPVSAPVAGGTHITQVHIQLAPSPHSGTPEPPRTAPEGGSNSQDGDATPSLPRAQPLVPVAHIRPLPTAAQAASPWPEEPPVPRPPPGFQALVPREASARVVVPIAPTCRSLESSPHSLAPVGPSREHLEEPPMAGPATEAEQVSSPAWASSPTPPSGPHPCPVPKVAPKPRLSGWTWLKKQLLEEAPEPPGPRQSLEPEVPAPTEQEVPAPAVPRAPTSRASRMWDAVLYRMSVAEARGRLAGPSSGEHTPAGLTRLPFLYRPRFNARKLQEATWPPPTVHSILELNPQPKNFNRTATGWRLQ